The Lysobacter enzymogenes DNA segment GCGTGCGGGCCCGCAGGGACTGTCACGGATGAAGCGGCGCCGTGGCTGCGCTGCCTGGGAGCTGCGGTGCCTGTCTGCAGCGTTTCAGGCGACTGCGTCGCCGCCGCTCCGCCGGAGCGGGCGGCGGCGCTGGATCAGAAGAAGCCCTTGCTCACCGTCAAACCGATGATGCGCGGGTCCTGGATGAACACGTTGCTGGTCAGGCCGGTGTCGTCGCTGTTGAGGAAGGTACCGGTGATGGCCTTGCCGCCGAGCGCGTTCTTGACGTACAGCTGCACCGCCAGATCGCGTTCGATGTCGCGCCAGGTGACCGACACGTTGACGTTGCCCCAGTCGCTGAGCCGGTCGATCTTGTCTTGATAGATGCGCGCCCAGCTCGGCCCCTGGTAGTACAGGTCCGCGCGCACGGTCAGGTCGCCGTGGCCGGTCATGAAGGTGTACTGCGGGCTCAGGCTGGCGGTGATGTGCGGCGCGTTGGGCAGTTCGTTGCCGCCGACGTTCTTGGCGAAGCCGGCGCCGCCGTTGGGCGCGTCCTTGGCCGGATCGTAGGTGAAGCCGAACACGCCGTCGTACGGGCCGCCGGGCGAGAAACCCGCGCCGTTGAGCGGCAGGTTGGTCGAGCAGAAGCTGTTGAGCACGTTGGCGGCGTTGTTGAACGGCGCCGACAGCTGGTACTGCGCCTTGAGCACCGCTTCGACCAGTTCCTTCGGCGCGACGCAGTTCGAGGCCAGCTGCAGCCACGGCTTGACCACGACCCAATCGGCGTTGCCGGCGGTGCGGTCCATCACGTCGATGGAGTACTGGTTGGAACCGACCCGGGTGCGCAGCAGGCCGACGTTGCCGCTGAGCTGGAACGCCTCGGTCGGCCGCCACACCGCTTCGAGCTCGGCGCCCCAGGTCTTGGCGTCGAAGTTCTCGTTGAGGGTGGCGCGGTCCTGGATCTGCGAGACCTGGTAGTCCTTGTAGTCGTTGTAGAACAGCGTGCCGTTGAGGACGAACTTGCCGCCGGCCATGACGTTCTTCATGCCCAGTTCGAAGGCGTTGACGAACTCGGGCTTGAACTCGGGATCGCGCTGCTCGAAGCTCAGCGCGGCCGGGTTGGCGCCGATGCCGGGCGAGTTGGTGCCGCCGGCCTTGTAGCCGCGCGAGGCCGAGGCGTAGAACATCGTGCTGTCGGTCCACGACAGGTCCGGCGACCAGTCCAGCACCAGCCGGCCGGTCGGCTCGTTCCAAGTCTGGCGGATCTTCGCCAGCGCCGGATAGCCGGCGCCGACATAGCCGCCGAACAGCTGCGGCACGCCGGCGGTGCCGGTGGAATCGGCCAGCAGGGTCTGGGTCGGATACGGCGTGGTGATCTTGCGGTCGTTGGTGAAGCGCACGCCGGCGGTCAGGCGCAGGTTGTCGCGCAGCTGGAAGTAGCCTTCGCCGAAGATCGCCGCGGACTTGGTCTCGGCGACGTTGCGGCTGCGGAAGTAGTTGTGGCCCTGGCCGTTGATCGAGCCCAGCGGACTGGGGTCGATGTAGACGCAGGGCACGGTCTCGCCGAAGTTCGGGTCCACGCGCGTGCCCGAGGGCGAGCAGGCGCCCGGGCGCGTGCCGGCGCCGTTGCCGTTGAAGAACAGGTCGGCCAGCGCGGTGAAGCCGTTGCTGAAGACGTAGTAGCTCTCGTCGACCTTGTACTCCAGGTAGTTGGCGCCGACGCTGAAGTTGAACGGGCCGTCGTAGGACGACTGCAGGCGGAACTCCTGCGACCACTGCTTGCTGTAGGAGTCGACCACGTCGACGATCAGCAGCCGGTCCGAGCAGCCCAGCTGCGGATCGCAATACTTGCCGTCGGGGAACGCGTTGTAGGCGGGCTCCGGGCCGTTCGGGCCGAACACCGACACGCCGCTGTTGGTGTTGGTGAAGATCGGGTTGGACTGGAAGCGGCCGTAGTCCTGGGTCGAGTAGTACTTGTCTCGGGTGTACAGGGTCTGCGAAACGAAGCGCAGGTTGTCGCCGACGTCCGAGCTCAGGTTGAACTGGAAGATGTCGTTCTTGGCTTCGAACTTGGGATCGTAGGTGGTGGCGATCTTGCGCAGGTCGTGCGACTGGGTCACGCCCTCGTAGGGGTTGGTGCCGGGCTTGATGATCGAGACGGTGTCGATGAAGTTGCCGTTCGGGTCCAGCAGGTAGCCGATCGCGGTGCTCTGCGCGCCGAGCACGAACGGGATGCTGGCGCCGTTGGGCACGCCGAACGCGCTGTCGCCGTACAGCGAGCCGTCCTGGCAGCCCTGGCTCATGTAGTTGCGGTCGATCCGCGAGACCGTGGTCGAGCCGATCGTGACCGGGCCGGGATCGTTGTTGCACAGCTGCTTGCCGGTGCGCGCGCGGCGGTCGTCTTCCTGGAAGTGCTCCCACACCAGGCTGGCGTCGAACTTCTCGCTGGGCTTGAACGCGAACGACATGCGGGTGGACAGCAGGTCGCGGTCGTTGACGTCGCGGCCGGTCACTTCGTTGTGGTCGTAGCCGTCGCGCTTGGTGTACTGGCCGGCCAGGCGGAAGGCGAAGCTGTCGGTCAGCGGCACGTTGACCATGCCGGTCACGCGCGCGGTGCTGTAGTTGCCGACCTCGCCCTTGACGTTGGCTTCGTAGCCGTCGGTGCTGGCCAGGCTGGGGATCATGTTGACCACGCCGGCGGTCGCGTTGCGGCCGTACAGCGTGCCCTGCGGGCCGCGCAGCACTTCCACCCGCTCGACGTCGAAGTACTCCTGCTCGAACAGGCGGTTGCGGATCAGCGGCGTGCTGTTGAAGCTCACCGCCACCGCCGGGTCGGTGGTCACCGACAGGGCCTGGGTGCCGATGCCGCGGATCTGGAAGTTGTAGCTGGCGAAGTTGGTCTTGGAGAAGGTGACGTTGGGCGTGGCGGTGACCAGGTCGCCGCCGGTCTCGATCTTGCGGTCGCCCAGGTCCTTGCCGCCGAACGCGCTGATCGCGATCGGCACCTTCTGGATGTTCTCGACCTTCTTCTGCGCGGTCACCACGATGGTGTCGAGCGTGGTCG contains these protein-coding regions:
- a CDS encoding TonB-dependent receptor domain-containing protein codes for the protein MQLRDRKQALLSASRRGVLFLALLPCLAAYAGERSAANARFDIPPQRLDTALSEYARQSGTQLLYAPELAAGKTARAVRGEKSNHQALEELLDGTGLSYATNASGAILISNTAAGGAAAQGAAVAPGAEEKQGNAPEAAEMEPAAASPQAQDDRQAPVTTANPARNPNATTLDTIVVTAQKKVENIQKVPIAISAFGGKDLGDRKIETGGDLVTATPNVTFSKTNFASYNFQIRGIGTQALSVTTDPAVAVSFNSTPLIRNRLFEQEYFDVERVEVLRGPQGTLYGRNATAGVVNMIPSLASTDGYEANVKGEVGNYSTARVTGMVNVPLTDSFAFRLAGQYTKRDGYDHNEVTGRDVNDRDLLSTRMSFAFKPSEKFDASLVWEHFQEDDRRARTGKQLCNNDPGPVTIGSTTVSRIDRNYMSQGCQDGSLYGDSAFGVPNGASIPFVLGAQSTAIGYLLDPNGNFIDTVSIIKPGTNPYEGVTQSHDLRKIATTYDPKFEAKNDIFQFNLSSDVGDNLRFVSQTLYTRDKYYSTQDYGRFQSNPIFTNTNSGVSVFGPNGPEPAYNAFPDGKYCDPQLGCSDRLLIVDVVDSYSKQWSQEFRLQSSYDGPFNFSVGANYLEYKVDESYYVFSNGFTALADLFFNGNGAGTRPGACSPSGTRVDPNFGETVPCVYIDPSPLGSINGQGHNYFRSRNVAETKSAAIFGEGYFQLRDNLRLTAGVRFTNDRKITTPYPTQTLLADSTGTAGVPQLFGGYVGAGYPALAKIRQTWNEPTGRLVLDWSPDLSWTDSTMFYASASRGYKAGGTNSPGIGANPAALSFEQRDPEFKPEFVNAFELGMKNVMAGGKFVLNGTLFYNDYKDYQVSQIQDRATLNENFDAKTWGAELEAVWRPTEAFQLSGNVGLLRTRVGSNQYSIDVMDRTAGNADWVVVKPWLQLASNCVAPKELVEAVLKAQYQLSAPFNNAANVLNSFCSTNLPLNGAGFSPGGPYDGVFGFTYDPAKDAPNGGAGFAKNVGGNELPNAPHITASLSPQYTFMTGHGDLTVRADLYYQGPSWARIYQDKIDRLSDWGNVNVSVTWRDIERDLAVQLYVKNALGGKAITGTFLNSDDTGLTSNVFIQDPRIIGLTVSKGFF